In the genome of Planctomycetota bacterium, the window CTCGTACCCGACGGCTTCGACGGGCGGGTGATCGTCGCCGACTCGTCGCGCTCGCCGGCCAACTGCCACGGGTGGGTGTTCACCGGCGGACGTTTCCAGGTCGGCGGGGCCGACGTGCAGCGGATCCTCGACGACAACGGCTACGTCGCCGTCGCCACACCGCGGCCTGGCGACCTGATCGTGTACCGCGACGAGCCGGGAAGGATCGTCCACACCGGCCTGATCAAGGCGATCGGGCCGGAGGGGTTCGTGCTCATCGAGAGCAAGTGGGGGCCCCTCGACATCTACTGGCACACCCCTCACGACCAGGTCTATTCGCAGCGCTTCGAATACTGGCGCAGCGCGCGACGGACACCTCCTCGAGATCGTCGGGCCAGCAGACGCGGCGCGCCCCGGCCAGGCGCACTGACTCTGCCGGCCGTCACCGCGCCAGCCGCAGGCCGATCCACACGGCCACCACACCCAGCGCGTTGGACGCCAGGGCGTAGGCGAGAGCCGCGTCCAGGCGGCCGTTCTCGATCAGCTCCACCGTCTGGAAGGCGTAGCTCGAGAAGGTCGTGAACCCGCCGAGCAGCCCGACCAGCAGCACGGTCTCCACTCCCGGCGGCAGCGCGAGCCGCCCGCGCGACAGACCGACGATGGCGCCGAACGCCGCCGCTCCGACGACGTTGACCGCCAGCGTGCCCCACGGAAAGCGCGTGCCGAGGAGGCGCCCGACGAATTCCGTCAGCCCGGCGCGGGCGAGCGTGCCGAGGGCGCCGGCCGCGGCCAGGGCAAGCGCGGTCGCCAGAGCATTCATCGCGGGTCTCCGGGGGCGCGTGTGACGGGGCGATCTTCCGGCGCGGCGCGGGGGCGGCCGCCGACGCAGCGATATACTGCCGCGGCACGCCCCGCCGGAACAGCCGGAATCTGGCGCCACACCCTGCCCGAGGAGACGATCCCACGACGATGAACCGCAAGACGCTGCTGGCGCTGGCCGAGAAGCACGGGACCCCGCTGTTCGTCGTCGATCACGACGAGTTGCGGCGCAACTACAAGCTCTTTCGCCGCCACTTCCCCCGCGTCCAGGTCTACTACGCGGTCAAGGTCAACAGCGATCCGGCGATCGTCGAGACGTTCTACGACCTCGGCAGCAGCTTCGACGTCGCCAGCATGCAGGAGTTCCACACGGTCCACCGGCTGATCGCCAAGCTGCCGGCCAAGCAGCGCCAGGACTTCATCTGGGACAAGATCATCTATGCCAACCCGATCAAGCCGATCGAGACCCTCCGCGAGCTCGACTGCTACAAGCCGCTGGTGACCTACGACAATCACGAGGAGGTGAAGAAGATCGCCAAGCACGCGCCGCACGCCGGGCTGGCGCTACGGCTGCGGGTGCCCAACACCGGCTCGATGGTCGAGCTGTCGAGCAAGTTTGGCGCGCTGCCGGGGGAGGCGGTGGAGCTGATCCAGTTCGCCCACGACGCCGGGCTCGTCGTCGAGGGCTTGAGCTTCCACGTCGGCAGCCAGTGCACGAATCCCGAAAACTACATCCAGGCCTTGCACCTCTGCGCCGGCGTGTTCGCCGAGGCGGCCAGCCGTGGCTTCCAGCTCAAGCTGCTCGACATCGGCGGCGGCTTCCCCGCGGCCTACGACGAATCGGTGCCGAAGTTCGCCGACCTCGC includes:
- a CDS encoding type III PLP-dependent enzyme — protein: MNRKTLLALAEKHGTPLFVVDHDELRRNYKLFRRHFPRVQVYYAVKVNSDPAIVETFYDLGSSFDVASMQEFHTVHRLIAKLPAKQRQDFIWDKIIYANPIKPIETLRELDCYKPLVTYDNHEEVKKIAKHAPHAGLALRLRVPNTGSMVELSSKFGALPGEAVELIQFAHDAGLVVEGLSFHVGSQCTNPENYIQALHLCAGVFAEAASRGFQLKLLDIGGGFPAAYDESVPKFADLAGKINHEIDRLFPEPIEILAEPGRFLVASAATAVSKIIGKAFRNDKLCYYVDDGVYHTYSGVIFDHCTYHLKAFKRGTPQLCAVFGPTCDALDTISLAEHLPDLEIGDYLYGENIGAYSAASSTHFNGFPPATVVHVNR
- a CDS encoding CrcB family protein yields the protein MNALATALALAAAGALGTLARAGLTEFVGRLLGTRFPWGTLAVNVVGAAAFGAIVGLSRGRLALPPGVETVLLVGLLGGFTTFSSYAFQTVELIENGRLDAALAYALASNALGVVAVWIGLRLAR